From Erwinia sp. HDF1-3R, one genomic window encodes:
- a CDS encoding sulfate ABC transporter substrate-binding protein, with amino-acid sequence MNKWSIGFTLLLASTSVLAKDIQLLNVSYDPTRELYEQYNKAFSAHYKQETGDNVVIRQSHGGSGKQATSVINGIRADVVTLALASDVDAIADRGRIDKNWIKRLPDNSAPYTSTIVFLVRKGNPKKIHDWQDLTKPGVSVITPNPKTSGGARWNYLAAWGWALDHNNGDKAKAQDYIRALFKNVEVQDSGARGATNTFVERGIGDVLIAWENEAYLAVNKLGKDQFEIVTPGESILAEPTVSVVDKVVDERGTRKVAEDYLKYLYSPEGQEIAAQNYYRPRDPAVAKKYADKFAPVKLFTIDDAKFGGWAAAQKTHFADGGTYDQAMKR; translated from the coding sequence ATGAATAAGTGGAGTATTGGGTTTACCCTGCTGCTGGCCTCGACCAGCGTGCTGGCGAAAGATATCCAGCTGCTGAACGTTTCCTATGATCCAACGCGTGAATTATACGAACAGTATAATAAAGCCTTTAGCGCGCACTATAAGCAGGAAACCGGCGACAACGTGGTGATCCGTCAGTCGCACGGCGGCTCAGGCAAGCAGGCGACCTCTGTGATTAATGGTATTCGTGCCGACGTCGTGACCCTGGCGCTGGCTTCCGATGTGGATGCCATCGCCGATCGTGGCCGTATTGATAAAAACTGGATCAAGCGCCTGCCCGATAACTCCGCTCCCTATACCTCCACCATCGTTTTCCTGGTGCGCAAAGGCAATCCTAAGAAAATCCACGACTGGCAGGATTTAACCAAACCTGGCGTCTCGGTGATTACCCCTAACCCTAAAACGTCCGGCGGGGCGCGCTGGAACTATCTGGCGGCCTGGGGCTGGGCGTTAGATCATAACAACGGTGACAAGGCAAAAGCCCAGGACTACATCAGAGCACTGTTTAAAAACGTTGAGGTGCAGGATTCCGGTGCGCGCGGTGCCACCAATACTTTCGTTGAACGCGGCATTGGTGACGTGCTGATCGCGTGGGAAAACGAAGCTTACCTGGCCGTGAATAAACTGGGCAAAGACCAGTTTGAAATCGTGACCCCCGGCGAGTCTATTCTTGCAGAACCCACGGTTTCCGTCGTTGATAAAGTGGTGGACGAGCGCGGCACCCGTAAGGTCGCCGAAGATTATCTGAAATACCTCTATTCGCCTGAAGGTCAGGAAATCGCTGCGCAAAATTACTATCGTCCACGCGATCCCGCCGTGGCGAAAAAGTATGCTGATAAGTTCGCACCGGTGAAACTCTTCACCATTGACGATGCAAAATTCGGCGGCTGGGCGGCTGCTCAGAAGACTCACTTCGCCGATGGCGGCACTTACGATCAAGCTATGAAGCGTTGA
- the pfkA gene encoding 6-phosphofructokinase: MIKKIGVLTSGGDAPGMNAAIRGVVRAALSEGLEVAGIYDGYLGLYEDRMVNLDRYSVSDMINRGGTFLGSARFPEFREESVRTVAIENMKKRGIDALVVIGGDGSYMGAKRLTEMGFPCIGLPGTIDNDVAGTDYTIGYFTALETVVEAIDRLRDTSSSHQRISIVEVMGRYCGDLTLAAAIAGGCEFIVLPEIPYTREELVEEIKAGIAKGKKHAIVAITEHICDIDELAKYIESETKRETRSTVLGHIQRGGAPVAYDRILASRMGAYSIELLLQGYGGRCVGIQNEKMVHHDIIDAIENMKRPFKGDWLETAKKLY, from the coding sequence ATGATCAAAAAAATCGGTGTACTGACAAGTGGCGGAGATGCGCCGGGTATGAACGCGGCCATCCGGGGCGTTGTGCGCGCTGCCCTGAGTGAAGGACTGGAAGTAGCGGGGATTTATGATGGCTACCTGGGCTTGTATGAAGATCGTATGGTCAATCTGGACCGCTACAGCGTATCCGACATGATTAACCGCGGCGGCACCTTTCTTGGCTCAGCGCGTTTCCCTGAGTTCCGTGAAGAGTCCGTGCGGACTGTCGCTATCGAAAATATGAAAAAACGCGGGATTGACGCGCTGGTGGTTATCGGGGGCGATGGCTCTTATATGGGGGCTAAGCGTCTGACCGAAATGGGATTCCCCTGCATTGGCTTGCCGGGCACCATTGATAACGATGTGGCGGGCACCGACTATACCATCGGCTACTTCACCGCGCTCGAAACGGTGGTGGAGGCGATTGACCGCCTGCGCGATACCTCATCGTCTCACCAGCGTATCTCTATTGTCGAAGTGATGGGCCGCTACTGTGGCGACCTGACCCTGGCGGCGGCCATTGCCGGCGGCTGCGAGTTTATCGTGCTGCCGGAAATTCCCTATACGCGTGAAGAGCTGGTAGAAGAGATTAAAGCCGGTATCGCTAAAGGGAAAAAGCATGCCATTGTGGCGATCACCGAGCATATCTGCGATATCGACGAACTGGCGAAATACATCGAGTCTGAAACGAAGCGTGAAACACGCTCAACGGTGCTGGGACATATTCAGCGTGGTGGTGCGCCGGTCGCCTATGACCGTATTCTCGCTTCGCGCATGGGCGCTTACTCTATCGAACTGCTGTTACAGGGCTACGGTGGACGCTGCGTCGGTATTCAGAATGAGAAGATGGTCCATCACGATATTATTGATGCGATTGAAAATATGAAGCGTCCCTTCAAGGGCGACTGGCTGGAAACGGCGAAAAAACTTTACTGA